From Variovorax sp. PMC12, the proteins below share one genomic window:
- a CDS encoding LysR family transcriptional regulator produces the protein MDRWTEIALLVQIADAGSLSRAAEALGLSNAAASRHLSALEDRLGARLVERNTRRLYLTDTGREFCGRARAILSDLADAESTVNATAFNPTGTLRVTASLSFSIHHIAPLLREYTQRYPGVTVHVEAANRYFDLIDNNIDVAIRTREFEPDSNVTIRRLGETRRILVASPRYFAQHGFPKTLEELARHKLLIYTHANNPNELRFSRRGETRTVSVTGLLESNDGQVLRAAALDGMGILVQPTYIVYDDVVAGRLVPTLDDWDLPHLTINLAYPSRKHLSAKVRSFIDFMAAHFAKMDYERKWTSHFGAR, from the coding sequence ATGGACCGCTGGACCGAAATCGCCCTGCTCGTGCAGATCGCCGATGCCGGCAGCCTGAGCCGGGCGGCCGAGGCGCTGGGCCTTTCCAACGCCGCCGCGAGCCGGCACCTGAGTGCGCTGGAGGACCGCCTGGGCGCGCGGCTGGTGGAGCGCAACACCCGCCGGCTCTACCTGACCGACACGGGCCGCGAGTTCTGCGGCCGCGCCCGCGCCATCCTGAGCGACCTGGCAGATGCGGAATCGACGGTCAACGCCACCGCCTTCAACCCGACCGGCACGCTGCGGGTGACGGCGTCGCTGTCGTTCTCCATCCACCACATCGCGCCGCTGCTGCGCGAATACACCCAGCGCTATCCGGGCGTGACGGTGCACGTGGAAGCCGCCAACCGGTACTTCGACCTGATCGACAACAACATCGACGTGGCGATCCGCACGCGTGAGTTCGAGCCCGACTCGAACGTCACGATCCGCCGGTTGGGCGAGACGCGGCGCATCCTGGTGGCGTCACCGCGCTACTTTGCGCAGCACGGCTTTCCGAAGACGCTGGAAGAACTCGCGCGGCACAAGCTGCTGATCTACACCCACGCCAACAACCCGAACGAGCTGCGCTTCAGCCGCCGGGGCGAGACGCGAACGGTGTCGGTCACCGGGCTGCTCGAGTCGAACGACGGCCAGGTGCTGCGGGCCGCCGCGCTCGACGGCATGGGGATCCTGGTGCAGCCGACCTACATCGTCTACGACGACGTCGTGGCCGGCCGGCTGGTGCCCACGCTGGACGACTGGGACCTGCCGCACCTGACCATCAACCTGGCGTATCCGAGCCGCAAGCACCTGTCGGCCAAGGTGCGCAGCTTCATCGACTTCATGGCGGCGCACTTCGCGAAGATGGACTACGAACGCAAGTGGACCAGCCATTTCGGCGCGCGCTGA
- a CDS encoding intradiol ring-cleavage dioxygenase produces MRNLNQDNITQAVLARFADTPDPRLREIMTSLVQHLHAFAREVKLTEDEWFQGIQYLTATGQKCDDKRQEFILLSDVLGLSMLTIAMNNDKPAGCTEATVFGPFYFDGAPEYEHGDDVANGAEGEPCDVHATVRGLGGEPVSGAVVDVWQADAGGHYDVQHAGLDHAENRGTLRTGPDGSLHFRSVVAVAYPIPVDGPVGDLLRATKRHPWRPAHLHFKIEAPGYERLITHVFRDGDEWLDSDAVFAVRQSLVAPWKKQDNGRWRLDFDFVLNPLKQPARQ; encoded by the coding sequence ATGCGCAACCTCAACCAGGACAACATCACGCAGGCCGTGCTTGCGCGCTTCGCCGACACGCCAGACCCTCGCCTGCGCGAGATCATGACCAGCCTGGTGCAGCACCTACACGCCTTTGCGCGCGAGGTGAAGCTCACCGAGGACGAGTGGTTCCAGGGCATCCAGTACCTCACGGCCACCGGCCAGAAGTGCGACGACAAGCGGCAGGAATTCATCCTGCTGTCGGACGTGCTGGGCCTGTCGATGCTCACCATCGCGATGAACAACGACAAGCCCGCGGGCTGCACCGAGGCCACGGTGTTCGGCCCCTTCTACTTCGACGGTGCCCCCGAGTACGAGCACGGCGACGACGTGGCCAACGGCGCCGAGGGCGAGCCCTGCGACGTGCATGCCACCGTGCGCGGGCTCGGCGGCGAGCCGGTGTCCGGCGCGGTCGTCGACGTGTGGCAGGCCGACGCCGGCGGCCACTACGACGTGCAGCACGCCGGGCTCGACCATGCGGAGAACCGTGGCACGCTGCGCACCGGGCCAGACGGCTCGCTGCATTTCCGCAGCGTGGTGGCGGTGGCGTACCCGATCCCGGTCGACGGCCCCGTGGGCGACCTGCTGCGCGCGACGAAGCGCCACCCGTGGCGGCCCGCGCACCTGCATTTCAAGATCGAGGCGCCGGGCTACGAGCGGCTCATCACGCACGTGTTCCGCGACGGCGACGAATGGCTGGACTCCGACGCCGTGTTCGCGGTGCGCCAGTCGCTGGTCGCGCCGTGGAAGAAGCAGGACAACGGCCGCTGGCGCCTGGACTTCGACTTCGTGCTCAATCCGCTGAAGCAGCCGGCCCGGCAGTAG
- a CDS encoding sulfite exporter TauE/SafE family protein: protein MVFPLITDPHFYAVAIPAVLLLGISKSGFGAGFGSLAVPLMALAVTVPQAAAILMPLLLLMDVLGLAAFRRDFDRSLLKFLIPFGLLGTVIGTLLFRMLPAHTVAGIVGVFTLLFLAQRLLFPPKPDDPLPSRRVGAVLTTVSGFTSFIAHAGGPPINAYVIPLRLKPVIFTATMAYFFFVVNLSKWIPYAWLGLIDLRTLATSLVLMPIAPFGVWVGIRIARRIDATWFYRFVYLGMLLTGLKLVYDGFIA, encoded by the coding sequence ATGGTTTTCCCCCTGATCACCGACCCGCATTTCTATGCGGTCGCCATTCCCGCCGTGCTGCTGCTCGGCATCAGCAAGAGCGGCTTCGGCGCCGGCTTCGGGTCGCTCGCGGTGCCGCTGATGGCCCTGGCCGTCACCGTGCCGCAGGCAGCCGCCATCCTGATGCCGCTGTTGCTGCTGATGGACGTGCTGGGCCTGGCCGCGTTCCGGCGCGACTTCGACCGCTCGCTGCTCAAGTTCCTGATTCCGTTCGGCCTGCTGGGCACGGTGATCGGCACGCTGCTGTTTCGCATGCTGCCGGCGCACACGGTGGCGGGCATCGTCGGCGTGTTCACGCTGCTGTTCCTGGCGCAGCGCCTGCTGTTCCCGCCCAAGCCTGACGACCCGCTGCCCTCGCGCCGCGTGGGCGCGGTGCTGACCACCGTGTCGGGCTTCACCAGCTTCATCGCGCATGCGGGCGGCCCGCCCATCAACGCCTACGTGATTCCGCTGCGGCTCAAGCCCGTGATCTTCACGGCCACCATGGCGTATTTCTTCTTCGTGGTGAACCTCAGCAAGTGGATTCCCTACGCCTGGCTGGGCCTCATCGACTTGCGCACGCTGGCCACTTCGCTGGTGCTGATGCCGATCGCGCCGTTCGGCGTGTGGGTCGGCATCCGCATTGCGCGGCGTATCGACGCGACCTGGTTCTATCGCTTCGTGTACCTGGGCATGCTGCTCACGGGCCTGAAGCTCGTCTACGACGGATTCATCGCCTGA
- a CDS encoding DUF1428 domain-containing protein, whose protein sequence is MARYVDGFIVAVPSANVEAYRKLARKAGKVWMEYGALEYVECIADDVKPGKLTSFPQSVKQKADETVAFSWITYKSRKHRDTVNAKVMADPRIASMDPKTMPFDARRMIFGGFKSIVEF, encoded by the coding sequence ATGGCTCGTTATGTAGACGGTTTCATCGTCGCCGTTCCCAGTGCCAACGTAGAGGCCTACCGCAAGCTGGCGCGCAAGGCCGGCAAGGTCTGGATGGAATACGGCGCGCTCGAATACGTCGAGTGCATCGCCGACGACGTGAAGCCCGGCAAGCTGACCTCGTTTCCACAGAGCGTGAAGCAGAAGGCCGACGAGACCGTGGCCTTCTCGTGGATCACCTACAAGTCGCGCAAGCACCGCGACACGGTGAACGCCAAGGTGATGGCCGACCCGCGCATCGCATCGATGGACCCCAAGACCATGCCCTTCGACGCCAGGCGCATGATCTTCGGCGGCTTCAAGTCGATCGTCGAGTTCTGA
- a CDS encoding DHA2 family efflux MFS transporter permease subunit has protein sequence MTDALDSRKRWLALMVLCLGVLMIVLDTTIVNVALPSIRTDLGFTETSLVWVVNAYMLTFGGFLLLGGRLGDLYGHRKLFLIGLVLFTLASLACGISNSQVLLVAARAVQGLGGAVVSAVSLSLIMNLFTEPAERAKAMGVYGFVCAGGGSIGVLLGGLLTSTLSWHWIFLVNLPIGVAVYALCVALLPSARGHAHGEKLDVAGAVTVTLSLMLAVYGVVNGNEAGWGSTQTVGLLGAAVVLLAVFIAIEARVQHPLMPLGLFRLRSVSVANVVGVLWAAAMFAWFFISALYMQLVLQYTPMQIGLAFLPANIIMAVFSLGLSAKIVMRFGIRKPLAAGLWLAAIGLALFARAPVNGSFVVDVLPGMMLLGLGAGMAFNPVLLAAMSEVGPSDSGLASGVVNTAFMMGGALGLAVLASAAAARTASMEAAGAQMPLALTGGYNLAFLVGAVFAAAAGLIGALLLRSTMPGQMQDNNNEEEAAPRGSAAS, from the coding sequence ATGACGGACGCACTCGACAGCCGAAAGCGCTGGCTCGCGCTGATGGTGCTGTGCCTCGGCGTGCTGATGATCGTGCTGGACACCACCATCGTGAACGTCGCGCTGCCCTCGATCCGCACCGACCTCGGCTTCACCGAGACATCGCTGGTCTGGGTGGTGAACGCCTACATGCTGACCTTCGGCGGCTTCCTGCTGCTGGGCGGGCGGCTCGGCGACCTGTACGGCCACCGCAAGCTCTTTCTCATAGGGCTGGTGCTGTTCACGCTGGCCTCGCTGGCCTGCGGCATCTCCAACTCGCAGGTGCTGCTGGTGGCGGCCCGTGCGGTCCAGGGGCTGGGCGGCGCGGTGGTTTCGGCCGTGTCGCTCTCGCTCATCATGAACCTCTTCACCGAGCCGGCCGAGCGCGCCAAGGCCATGGGCGTGTACGGCTTCGTGTGCGCGGGCGGCGGCAGCATCGGCGTGCTGCTGGGCGGCCTGCTCACGAGCACGCTGAGCTGGCACTGGATCTTCCTGGTGAACCTGCCGATCGGCGTGGCGGTGTATGCGCTGTGCGTGGCGCTGCTGCCGAGCGCGCGCGGCCATGCGCACGGCGAGAAGCTCGACGTGGCCGGCGCGGTGACGGTCACGCTGTCGCTCATGCTGGCGGTGTACGGCGTGGTCAACGGCAACGAAGCGGGCTGGGGTTCCACGCAGACCGTGGGCCTGCTCGGCGCGGCCGTGGTGCTGCTGGCGGTGTTCATCGCCATCGAGGCGCGCGTGCAGCATCCGCTGATGCCGCTGGGCCTGTTCCGGCTGCGCAGCGTGTCGGTGGCCAACGTGGTGGGCGTGCTGTGGGCGGCCGCCATGTTCGCGTGGTTCTTCATCTCGGCGCTCTACATGCAGCTGGTGCTGCAGTACACGCCGATGCAGATCGGCCTGGCCTTCCTGCCGGCCAACATCATCATGGCGGTGTTCTCGCTGGGCCTGTCGGCAAAAATCGTGATGCGCTTCGGCATCCGCAAGCCGCTGGCGGCGGGGCTGTGGCTCGCGGCCATCGGGCTGGCGCTGTTCGCGCGCGCACCGGTCAACGGCAGCTTCGTGGTCGACGTGCTGCCCGGCATGATGCTGCTCGGCCTGGGCGCGGGCATGGCGTTCAACCCGGTGCTGCTGGCGGCCATGAGCGAGGTGGGCCCGTCCGATTCGGGCCTGGCCTCGGGCGTGGTCAACACGGCCTTCATGATGGGCGGCGCGCTGGGCCTGGCGGTGCTGGCCAGCGCCGCGGCGGCGCGCACCGCGTCGATGGAGGCCGCCGGCGCGCAGATGCCGCTGGCGCTCACCGGCGGCTACAACCTTGCGTTTCTCGTCGGCGCCGTGTTCGCGGCGGCGGCGGGCCTGATCGGGGCGTTGCTGCTTCGCTCCACCATGCCGGGGCAGATGCAGGACAACAACAACGAAGAAGAAGCGGCACCCCGTGGATCGGCGGCATCGTGA
- a CDS encoding VOC family protein, giving the protein MSPINAYLTFDGNAAEAMRFYEKTLGGKMQMMMTMAQAPGAEQFPPGAADRIMHAALAYGDGLLMASDSMPGMPYEGMKGFGVALTLDTVPEARRVFDAFAEGGKVTMQFGPTFWVEGFGMVTDRFGTPWLINGGKPLV; this is encoded by the coding sequence ATGTCCCCCATCAACGCCTACCTCACGTTCGACGGCAATGCAGCCGAGGCCATGCGCTTCTACGAGAAGACGCTCGGCGGCAAGATGCAGATGATGATGACCATGGCCCAGGCGCCCGGCGCCGAGCAGTTCCCGCCCGGCGCGGCCGACCGCATCATGCATGCCGCCCTCGCCTATGGCGACGGCCTGCTCATGGCCTCCGACTCCATGCCCGGCATGCCCTACGAAGGCATGAAGGGCTTCGGCGTGGCGCTCACGCTCGACACGGTGCCCGAAGCCCGGCGCGTGTTCGACGCCTTCGCCGAGGGCGGCAAGGTCACGATGCAGTTCGGCCCGACCTTCTGGGTCGAGGGCTTCGGCATGGTGACCGACCGCTTCGGCACGCCCTGGCTCATCAACGGCGGCAAGCCCCTGGTGTGA
- a CDS encoding VOC family protein: MKVQSYLSFEGRCDEALGFYKQALGAETIQLMRYADAPAPEPAASGNPDASCGGAGPAPDKVMHAVVRIGETELMASDGRCSGQPKFEGIMLALTAGTDAEAVKWFNALAEGGQVMQPLIPTFFTSSFGMLTDRFGVGWLLVVAQPA; this comes from the coding sequence ATGAAAGTCCAGTCTTACCTCTCGTTCGAAGGCCGCTGCGACGAAGCGCTCGGCTTCTACAAGCAGGCGCTCGGCGCCGAAACGATCCAGCTGATGCGCTATGCCGACGCGCCGGCACCCGAGCCCGCCGCTTCCGGCAACCCCGACGCCAGTTGCGGCGGTGCCGGGCCCGCGCCCGACAAGGTGATGCACGCGGTGGTCCGCATCGGCGAGACCGAGCTCATGGCCTCCGACGGCCGCTGCTCGGGCCAGCCGAAGTTCGAGGGCATCATGCTGGCCCTCACCGCCGGCACCGACGCCGAAGCCGTGAAGTGGTTCAACGCGCTGGCCGAAGGCGGCCAGGTGATGCAGCCGCTGATCCCGACCTTCTTCACCTCCAGCTTCGGCATGCTGACCGACCGCTTCGGCGTGGGCTGGCTGCTGGTCGTGGCGCAACCGGCCTGA
- a CDS encoding TetR/AcrR family transcriptional regulator, with translation MKLNNVPESLPPARSTYRHGDLRRALLDAGIELARDGGPDAVVLREATRRAGVVPNAAYRHFGSRQELLWAVREAALAAAAGAMEKELAVLPCDQPPADFARAQVRAIGTAYLRFAQAEPGLFRTAFVVSAEGDGQLGPGKAGASGLDPFQLLGKAIDRLVDAGVLDPARRPNAEYLAWSSVHGLALLIIDGPLRAMPPAETHALGQRLIDMVERGL, from the coding sequence ATGAAGCTCAACAACGTCCCTGAAAGCCTGCCGCCCGCCCGCAGCACCTACCGCCACGGGGACTTGCGCCGGGCACTGCTGGACGCGGGCATCGAGCTCGCACGCGACGGGGGCCCCGACGCCGTGGTGCTGCGCGAAGCCACGAGGCGCGCGGGCGTGGTGCCGAATGCCGCCTACCGGCACTTCGGCAGCCGCCAGGAACTGCTGTGGGCCGTGCGGGAGGCGGCCCTGGCCGCGGCAGCGGGTGCGATGGAAAAGGAACTGGCCGTGCTGCCCTGCGACCAGCCGCCCGCCGACTTCGCGCGCGCCCAGGTGCGCGCCATCGGCACCGCCTATCTGCGGTTCGCGCAGGCCGAGCCTGGCCTGTTCCGCACCGCGTTCGTGGTTTCCGCCGAAGGCGACGGCCAGCTCGGCCCGGGCAAGGCCGGCGCGAGCGGGCTGGACCCGTTCCAGCTGCTGGGCAAGGCCATCGACCGGCTGGTGGACGCGGGCGTGCTCGACCCGGCGCGGCGCCCGAATGCCGAATACCTCGCGTGGTCGTCGGTGCACGGTCTGGCGCTGCTCATCATCGACGGGCCACTGCGCGCCATGCCGCCCGCCGAGACCCACGCGCTGGGCCAGCGCCTCATCGACATGGTCGAGCGAGGGCTGTAG
- a CDS encoding MarR family winged helix-turn-helix transcriptional regulator — translation MPSSSKSAPAKSEPSIAPPGKADRLDARMLETLVGYNARRAWLIVSDFFAERMAPYGLKQIDFSVLSLLAHNPGATSRQLCSTLDILPPNLVSLVATLDSRGLIERRPHPHDGRAVGLYLTPAGDALIREAEQAVMQLEADASARLTARERETLIRLLQKIYL, via the coding sequence ATGCCTTCCTCTTCGAAATCCGCTCCCGCGAAAAGCGAGCCGAGCATCGCGCCGCCGGGCAAGGCGGACCGGCTCGACGCGCGCATGCTCGAAACCCTGGTCGGCTACAACGCCCGCCGCGCATGGCTGATCGTCAGCGACTTCTTCGCGGAACGCATGGCGCCCTATGGGCTCAAGCAGATCGATTTCTCGGTGCTGTCGCTGCTGGCGCACAACCCGGGCGCCACGTCGCGGCAGCTGTGCAGCACGCTGGACATCCTGCCGCCCAACCTGGTGAGCCTGGTTGCCACGCTCGACAGCCGCGGGCTCATCGAGCGCCGGCCCCATCCGCACGACGGCCGCGCGGTGGGCTTGTATCTCACGCCGGCCGGCGATGCGCTGATCCGCGAGGCCGAGCAGGCCGTGATGCAGCTCGAGGCCGACGCCAGCGCCAGGCTCACCGCGCGCGAGCGCGAGACGCTGATCCGCCTGCTGCAGAAGATCTATCTTTGA
- a CDS encoding acyl-CoA dehydrogenase family protein: protein MDYKPRPEDVRFLLNAALDAPTRLAALAPFAEVDEALQSQVLEEAGRFVGEVIAPLNRTGDETGCRFAGGEVTSPPGFREAYQAFVDGGWPALSAATEDGGQGLPAVLEAVLYEWLAAANHGFTMAPGLLHGAYACLKHHGSDELKQRYVPKIATGEWLATMCLTEAHAGSDLGQVRTRAVPQADGSLRVSGGKIFISGGEHDLTPNIVHLVLCRLPDAPAGPKGLSLALVPKLLPDGTRNAVHCERIEEKMGLHGSPTCTMRFDDATGWLVGEPGRGLAAMFVMMNSARLHVALQGIGLLDAAWQKADAYAAERRQMRAPGPVPASRGNESADLIAEHPAVRRILDTQRAWIDGARTLAYRSALMLDVAAHDADPKARERAQRWCSFVTPVLKAACTQQAFLGASECLQVFGGHGYVREWGIEQIVRDSRVTMIYEGTNEIQAIDLLVRKVLPDGGAGMSAVLLEMRDTLDASREADADVQRRLAQLRYLGTTVAMAAHANPALPCEVADDYLRVAMLTMLAWAWARIEAAAPQDSARARVAAAFRRWALPEFEMRLGIVKRACETVALTHAAQPQAVAR, encoded by the coding sequence ATGGATTACAAGCCCCGCCCCGAAGATGTCCGATTCCTGCTGAACGCGGCGCTCGATGCGCCCACGCGCCTGGCCGCGCTCGCGCCTTTCGCCGAGGTTGACGAAGCGCTGCAGTCGCAGGTGCTGGAGGAGGCGGGGCGCTTCGTTGGCGAGGTGATCGCGCCGCTGAACCGGACCGGCGACGAGACCGGCTGCCGTTTTGCCGGCGGCGAAGTGACCAGCCCGCCGGGCTTTCGCGAGGCCTACCAGGCCTTCGTCGACGGCGGCTGGCCCGCTCTTTCGGCCGCGACCGAAGACGGCGGACAGGGCCTGCCCGCCGTGCTCGAGGCCGTGCTCTACGAATGGCTGGCCGCCGCCAACCACGGCTTCACGATGGCGCCCGGCCTGCTGCACGGCGCCTACGCCTGCCTCAAGCACCACGGCAGCGACGAGCTGAAGCAGCGCTATGTACCGAAGATCGCGACCGGCGAGTGGCTGGCCACCATGTGCCTCACCGAGGCGCATGCGGGCAGCGACCTGGGCCAGGTGCGCACGCGCGCCGTGCCACAGGCCGACGGCAGCCTGCGCGTGAGCGGCGGCAAGATCTTCATTTCCGGCGGCGAGCACGACCTGACGCCGAACATCGTGCACCTGGTGCTGTGCCGCCTGCCCGACGCACCGGCCGGCCCCAAGGGCCTGTCGCTGGCGCTCGTGCCCAAGCTGCTGCCCGACGGCACGCGCAACGCGGTGCACTGCGAACGCATCGAGGAAAAGATGGGCCTGCACGGCAGCCCGACCTGCACGATGCGCTTCGACGACGCCACCGGCTGGCTGGTCGGCGAGCCGGGGCGCGGGCTGGCCGCGATGTTCGTGATGATGAATTCGGCGCGCCTGCATGTGGCGCTGCAGGGCATCGGCCTGCTCGACGCCGCCTGGCAGAAGGCCGACGCCTATGCCGCCGAGCGCCGCCAGATGCGCGCGCCCGGCCCCGTGCCCGCGAGCCGCGGCAACGAAAGCGCGGACCTGATCGCCGAGCACCCGGCGGTGCGCCGCATCCTCGACACGCAGCGCGCCTGGATCGACGGCGCGCGCACCCTCGCCTACCGCAGCGCGCTGATGCTCGACGTGGCCGCGCACGACGCCGACCCGAAGGCCCGCGAGCGCGCGCAGCGCTGGTGCTCGTTCGTCACGCCGGTGCTCAAGGCGGCGTGTACGCAGCAGGCCTTTCTGGGTGCGAGCGAATGCCTGCAAGTGTTCGGCGGGCATGGCTACGTGCGCGAATGGGGCATCGAACAGATCGTGCGCGACTCGCGCGTGACCATGATCTACGAGGGCACCAACGAGATCCAGGCCATCGACCTGCTGGTGCGCAAGGTGCTGCCCGACGGCGGCGCCGGCATGTCGGCGGTGCTGCTCGAGATGCGCGACACGCTCGACGCCTCGCGCGAGGCCGATGCCGACGTGCAGCGCCGGCTCGCGCAGCTACGCTACCTGGGCACCACGGTCGCGATGGCCGCGCACGCCAACCCGGCGCTACCCTGCGAAGTGGCGGACGACTACCTGCGCGTGGCGATGCTCACGATGCTGGCCTGGGCCTGGGCGCGCATCGAGGCGGCGGCGCCGCAAGACAGCGCGAGGGCACGGGTGGCGGCGGCCTTCCGGCGCTGGGCGCTGCCGGAGTTCGAGATGCGGCTGGGCATCGTCAAGCGGGCCTGCGAGACGGTCGCGCTGACCCACGCGGCGCAGCCGCAGGCTGTCGCGCGCTAG
- a CDS encoding tannase/feruloyl esterase family alpha/beta hydrolase — protein MTRHRRHFTFGLCASALGVATLLAACAGRPPAPHTPLAAARPGTLQACADLTTRAALPGTVYTAVTDVPAGMVTVGGVAMAAPAHCLVQGRMNERTSPVDNQRYAVGFEMRLPVAWNGRFFYQANGGLDGVVVPALGGIGGGGPRSSALQMGFAVISSDAGHAGSMGPRFGLDPQARLDYGYNAVAQLTPMAKNLIAKAYGRGPDRSYFGGCSNGGRHAMVAAVRSSQQYDGILAGDPGFNLPKAAVAQLYGAQQYAAVASAKTPAGQPDLQSAFTPAELKLVADKVLARCDALDGLADGIVSNVQACKTRFDIQRDVPTCAAGTRDGMCLSAPQKNALANVFKGARNSAGQPIYSSFPFDAGVSGGNWREWKFASPATRDAGAVAFIFSTPPLADRPQGLPFALGFDMDRDAPRIAATDGVFRESALSFMTPPDAANLGALRDKGGRMIVYHGTSDPVFSSDDTAAWYERVQAANGGDASSFARYFPVPGMNHCSGGPATDQFDMLSALVDWVEQGKAPASITASARGAGTPVPNAEVPASWSPQRTRPLCPYPQVATYTGGDTERASSFACKPPSP, from the coding sequence ATGACGAGACATCGGCGCCACTTCACATTCGGCCTGTGCGCGAGCGCGCTCGGCGTTGCCACGCTGCTCGCGGCTTGCGCGGGGCGCCCACCCGCCCCGCATACGCCGCTGGCCGCCGCGCGGCCCGGTACGCTGCAGGCCTGCGCCGACCTGACCACGCGCGCGGCGCTGCCGGGCACGGTCTACACCGCCGTCACCGACGTGCCGGCCGGCATGGTCACGGTCGGCGGCGTCGCGATGGCGGCGCCCGCGCACTGCCTGGTGCAAGGCCGCATGAACGAGCGCACCAGCCCGGTCGACAACCAGCGCTACGCCGTCGGCTTCGAGATGCGGCTGCCCGTGGCATGGAACGGCCGCTTTTTCTACCAGGCCAACGGCGGGCTCGACGGCGTGGTGGTGCCCGCGCTCGGCGGCATCGGCGGCGGCGGCCCGCGCAGCAGCGCACTGCAGATGGGTTTTGCCGTCATCAGCTCAGACGCCGGCCATGCGGGTTCGATGGGCCCGCGCTTCGGGCTCGACCCGCAGGCGCGGCTCGATTACGGCTACAACGCGGTCGCGCAGCTCACGCCGATGGCGAAGAACCTCATCGCCAAGGCCTACGGCCGCGGCCCCGACCGCTCCTACTTCGGCGGCTGCTCGAACGGCGGGCGGCATGCGATGGTGGCCGCGGTGCGCTCGTCGCAGCAGTACGACGGCATCCTCGCGGGCGACCCCGGTTTCAACCTGCCGAAGGCGGCCGTGGCGCAGCTCTATGGCGCGCAGCAATACGCCGCCGTGGCCAGCGCGAAGACGCCCGCCGGCCAGCCCGACCTGCAAAGCGCCTTCACCCCGGCCGAGCTGAAGCTGGTGGCCGACAAGGTGCTGGCGCGCTGCGACGCGCTCGACGGCCTGGCCGACGGCATCGTGTCGAACGTGCAGGCCTGCAAAACGCGCTTCGACATCCAGCGCGACGTTCCCACCTGCGCCGCAGGCACGCGCGACGGCATGTGCCTCAGCGCGCCGCAGAAGAATGCGCTGGCCAACGTGTTCAAGGGCGCGCGCAACAGCGCGGGCCAGCCGATCTACAGCAGCTTCCCGTTCGACGCGGGCGTGAGCGGCGGCAACTGGCGCGAATGGAAGTTCGCGAGCCCGGCGACGCGCGACGCGGGCGCCGTGGCCTTCATCTTCAGCACGCCGCCGCTGGCCGACCGGCCGCAGGGCCTGCCGTTCGCGCTGGGCTTCGACATGGACCGCGACGCGCCGCGCATCGCCGCGACGGACGGCGTGTTCCGCGAGTCGGCGCTGTCGTTCATGACGCCGCCGGACGCGGCCAACCTGGGTGCGCTGCGCGACAAGGGCGGCCGCATGATCGTCTACCACGGCACCAGCGACCCGGTGTTCTCGTCGGACGACACCGCCGCCTGGTACGAGCGCGTGCAGGCCGCGAACGGCGGCGATGCATCCTCGTTCGCGCGCTACTTCCCCGTGCCGGGCATGAACCACTGCTCGGGCGGCCCCGCCACTGACCAGTTCGACATGCTCAGCGCGCTGGTCGACTGGGTCGAACAGGGCAAGGCGCCCGCGTCGATCACCGCTTCCGCGCGCGGTGCCGGCACGCCCGTGCCGAACGCCGAAGTGCCGGCCAGCTGGTCGCCGCAGCGCACGCGCCCGCTGTGCCCCTATCCGCAAGTCGCCACATACACCGGCGGCGACACCGAGCGCGCAAGCAGCTTCGCCTGCAAGCCGCCTTCTCCCTAG